The Helianthus annuus cultivar XRQ/B chromosome 16, HanXRQr2.0-SUNRISE, whole genome shotgun sequence genome includes a window with the following:
- the LOC110915897 gene encoding uncharacterized protein LOC110915897 has translation MATASATLSPVNFTVVAPTRSSSTTTTTKVTYIKGLNSFGGLKAHNAVASLGSSVSTEQQFANIVCELRKTSSSGGALASTCSAVAEIFRIAAIMNGITLVGVAIGFVLLRIEASVEEAE, from the coding sequence ATGGCCACCGCCTCCGCCACCCTATCTCCGGTTAACTTCACGGTGGTTGCACCCACCCGgtcctcctccaccaccaccaccaccaaagtTACCTACATTAAGGGACTCAACTCATTTGGTGGGCTCAAAGCTCACAACGCGGTGGCTTCATTGGGATCATCTGTTTCGACCGAACAACAATTCGCAAACATTGTTTGCGAATTGAGGAAAACATCATCAAGTGGTGGAGCACTCGCCTCTACTTGTAGTGCAGTGGCTGAGATTTTCAGGATAGCTGCAATCATGAATGGGATTACTCTTGTTGGTGTTGCAATCGGGTTTGTTCTTCTACGAATCGAGGCTTCGGTTGAGGAAGCAGAGTAA
- the LOC110920039 gene encoding transmembrane protein 45B — MHHSLITMHYLLPINLFFFFLYDYIFLHIYLCPNNPLSQPHITQHSMGTLAGHLVPGSALALLGLWHIFNTVRAYHLKGPNLFRSSFWHPFSKLIYMELFLIVSFSIFSIVMQVLDYPLFSFAFKLNNYEHATMFLHLVIFAGFTLVTEINHKSDMWFEVSGILAASVFGQELFLLHYHSADHVGLEGYYHWLMQLIVFVSLLSAISTTIFPSSFPSSLVLSISVVFQGLWFINMGFLLWVPELVPKGCTLRLGHGGDSDMHGGVICGTHDAGLRARALANLQFSWILAGILIFVGCICSFFPKKVAPRAQSIEYERLNSRIAEIPLSVAGFKQVNYQ, encoded by the coding sequence ATGCACCATTCACTTATCACCATGCACTACCTATTGCCCATCAacctttttttcttctttttgtaTGATTATATCTTCCTACATATATATTTATGCCCAAACAATCCTCTTTCACAACCACACATTACACAACACTCCATGGGAACACTTGCTGGACATCTAGTCCCCGGTTCGGCCCTAGCCCTCCTCGGCTTATGGCACATCTTCAACACGGTTCGGGCCTATCACCTGAAAGGCCCGAATCTGTTCAGATCAAGCTTTTGGCACCCGTTTTCCAAGCTCATATACATGGAACTCTTTCTAATTGTTTCATTCTCCATATTTTCCATAGTTATGCAAGTTTTGGACTACCCATTGTTCTCGTTCGCGTTCAAGCTCAATAACTACGAGCACGCGACTATGTTCCTCCACCTAGTCATATTCGCCGGATTCACCCTTGTAACCGAGATCAATCACAAATCCGACATGTGGTTTGAGGTGTCTGGAATCCTTGCAGCTTCGGTTTTTGGCCAAGAGTTGTTCTTACTTCATTATCACTCGGCTGACCATGTCGGGCTCGAGGGTTATTACCATTGGCTAATGCAATTAATCGTGTTTGTATCGCTATTATCCGCTATATCCACCACTATATTCCCATCAAGCTTTCCTTCATCACTTGTTCTTTCGATATCGGTTGTGTTTCAAGGACTGTGGTTCATTAACATGGGATTTTTGCTATGGGTTCCTGAGCTTGTCCCTAAAGGGTGCACCCTAAGGTTGGGTCATGGTGGTGACAGTGACATGCATGGCGGGGTCATATGTGGGACCCACGACGCAGGTTTGAGGGCACGGGCACTCGCTAACTTGCAATTCAGTTGGATACTTGCTGGGATTTTGATATTTGTGGGATGCATATGCTCCTTTTTCCCCAAAAAGGTCGCGCCTCGGGCTCAGTCGATCGAGTACGAACGACTTAATAGCCGAATCGCAGAGATCCCGCTATCGGTAGCTGGATTTAAGCAAGTTAATTACCAATAA